The following proteins come from a genomic window of Coffea arabica cultivar ET-39 chromosome 11c, Coffea Arabica ET-39 HiFi, whole genome shotgun sequence:
- the LOC113715653 gene encoding glutamate decarboxylase 4: MVHSFFLSVTKPPSSFSLPLASLIPSLPSSKMVLSKTASTSDVSIHSTFASRYVCSSLPRFKMPENSIPKEAAYQIINDELMLDGNPRLNLASFVTTWMEPECDKLMMEAINKNYVDMDEYPVTTELQNRCVNMIAHLFNAPLGESEAAVGVGTVGSSEAIMLAGLAFKRKWQNRRKAEGKPYEKPNIVTGANVQVCWEKFANYFEVELKEVKLREGYYVMDPVKAVEMVDENTICVAAILGSTLNGEFEDVKLLNDLLIEKNKQTGWDTPIHVDAASGGFIAPFLYPELEWDFRLPLVKSINVSGHKYGLVYAGIGWVIWRSKEDLPEELIFHINYLGADQPTFTLNFSKGSSQVIAQYYQLIRLGFEGYQNIMENCRGNALVLKEGLEKTGRFNIVSKDEGVPLVAFSLKDNSCYNEFKISEMLRRFGWIVPAYTMPADAQHIAVLRVVIREDFSCTLAERLVLDITKVLHELDTLPATLSTKVLNASEEKKVKNGTVVKKTEIETQREITDFWKKYVMQRKTNVC, translated from the exons atggttcatagtttctttctttctgtcaCCAAACCTCCCTCTTCGTTTTCTCTTCCTCTTGCTTCTTTGATACCATCACTACCATCATCAAAAATGGTTCTCTCAAAAACTGCTTCAACGTCTGATGTTTCAATTCACTCTACATTTGCCTCTCGCTATGTTTGCTCTTCCTTACCAAG GTTCAAGATGCCAGAGAACTCAATACCAAAGGAGGCAGCTTACCAGATCATCAATGATGAGTTGATGCTTGATGGGAATCCAAGGCTCAACTTGGCTTCTTTTGTGACAACGTGGATGGAACCAGAGTGTGATAAGCTGATGATGGAAGCCATCAACAAGAACTATGTTGACATGGATGAATACCCTGTCACAACTGAACTTCAG AATCGCTGCGTAAACATGATAGCACACTTGTTTAATGCTCCACTGGGAGAGTCAGAGGCAGCTGTTGGAGTAGGAACAGTAGGGTCATCAGAGGCCATAATGCTAGCAGGGCTTGCTTTCAAGAGAAAATGGCAAAACAGAAGAAAAGCAGAGGGCAAGCCTTATGAAAAGCCCAATATTGTTACTGGAGCCAATGTCCAG GTGTGTTGGGAGAAGTTTGCAAACTACTTTGAGGTGGAGCTTAAGGAAGTGAAGTTGAGGGAAGGCTACTACGTGATGGACCCTGTGAAAGCAGTTGAAATGGTGGATGAAAATACCATATGTGTTGCGGCTATTTTGGGTTCAACACTCAATGGAGAGTTTGAAGATGTCAAGCTCTTGAATGATCTTCTCATTGAGAAAAACAAGCAAACTGG TTGGGACACCCCAATTCATGTTGATGCAGCAAGTGGTGGATTCATTGCTCCCTTTCTTTATCCAGAGCTTGAGTGGGATTTCAGGCTTCCACTTGTGAAGAGCATCAATGTGAGTGGGCACAAGTATGGTCTTGTATATGCTGGAATTGGATGGGTTATTTGGAGGAGCAAAGAGGACTTACCAGAAGAACTTATCTTCCACATAAACTACCTTGGAGCTGATCAACCAACCTTCACCCTTAATTTCTCCAAAG GTTCTAGTCAAGTCATTGCTCAGTATTATCAACTCATTCGCTTGGGCTTTGAG GGTTACCAAAATATCATGGAGAATTGTCGCGGAAATGCTCTTGTGCTTAAAGAAGGATTGGAGAAGACAGGTCGATTCAACATTGTATCCAAGGACGAGGGGGTTCCCTTGGTTGCATTTTCTCTTAAAGACAACAGCTGCTACAATGAGTTCAAGATCTCAGAAATGCTGCGCAGGTTTGGATGGATTGTGCCTGCATACACCATGCCAGCAGATGCACAGCATATCGCCGTGCTTCGTGTTGTTATAAGGGAAGACTTCTCTTGCACCTTAGCAGAGAGACTTGTGCTTGATATCACAAAGGTCCTGCATGAATTGGATACACTCCCAGCTACATTGAGTACTAAGGTTTTGAATGCTAGTGAGGAAAAGAAGGTCAAGAATGGCACTGTGGTTAAGAAAACAGAGATTGAGACACAAAGGGAAATCACTGATTTTTGGAAGAAGTATGTTATGCAGAGGAAAACAAACGTCTGCTAG
- the LOC113717312 gene encoding non-specific lipid transfer protein GPI-anchored 15 yields MVSKNVISIVTLLVYLVASHAIFQQASAAGECGRTPINGAATSLSPCLGAARNARARVTPICCGKVNALIRTAPRCLCAVLLSPLAGKAGINPAVAITIPKRCNIRNRPAGKKCGPYTVP; encoded by the exons ATGGTGTCCAAGAATGTAATTTCCATTGTCACATTGCTTGTCTACTTGGTTGCATCCCATGCAATTTTCCAGCAAGCAAGTGCAGCGGGAGAGTGTGGAAGAACTCCGATTAATGGCGCTGCAACCAGCTTAAGCCCTTGCTTAGGTGCTGCTCGTAATGCTAGAGCTAGGGTAACCCCAATTTGCTGTGGAAAAGTTAATGCATTGATCAGAACTGCTCCAAGATGCCTCTGTGCTGTTCTGCTCTCACCTTTGGCAGGAAAAGCTGGTATTAACCCTGCTGTTGCCATTACTATTCCCAAAAGATGCAACATCAGAAACAGGCCTGCCGGAAAGAAATGTGGAC CTTATACGGTGCCATAA
- the LOC113716387 gene encoding uncharacterized protein, with amino-acid sequence MGDLHSIPYSTLHSSSLGWDFHNLGVFNADMPQFLESSISTSTPPLLSQLESDFSTGYLQDALFEFSSKRRRLEFCNTDDQSEELDNSTRNSWSSTYSLDYYNNYDYLSQIMTNSDSISGEPMSIISEEASLFSEMKTTEEAISNCETFDTSSSQKDSVNIQSTSGKETLRSIDSIFPSGGGGGGEKRKKRILSKVVYPFALVKPGGLEGDVTLNDINERILMPPTRPVRHPVGDFACRPLTSPDGPGLSGKAVVALTRIHTQGRGTITIIRTKG; translated from the exons ATGGGTGaccttcactccattccttacAGCACCCTGCACAGTTCTTCCCTGGGTTGGGACTTCCACAATCTTGGAGTTTTCAACGCAGACATGCCCCAAT tTTTGGAGAGCAGCATTAGTACCAGTACTCCACCGTTGCTTTCACAACTTGAATCTGATTTTTCTACGGGGTATCTACAAGATGCTTTATTTGAATTTAGCTCTAAAAGAAGGAGGCTGGAATTCTGCAACACAGATGATCAAAGTGAAGAGTTAGATAATTCCACCAGG AATTCTTGGAGTTCTACGTATTCACTGGACTACTACAACAATTATGATTATTTGAGTCAGATAATGACAAATTCTGATAGCATTTCAG GTGAACCTATGAGTATAATCAGTGAAGAAGCATCCCTATTCTCAGAAATGAAAACCACAGAAGAAGCAATATCCAATTGTGAAACTTTTGATACTTCATCTTCTCAGAAGGACTCAGTTAACATTCAGTCCACTTCAGGGAAAGAAACCCTACGTTCCATAGACTCTATTTTTCCTTCAG gaggaggaggaggaggtgagaaaaggaaaaagagaattCTAAGCAAGGTGGTTTATCCATTTGCATTGGTCAAGCCAGGAGGATTGGAAGGAGATGTGACACTAAACGACATCAATGAAAGAATTTTGATGCCACCAACAAGGCCAGTGAGGCATCCGGTTGGTGACTTTGCTTGCAGGCCTCTAACCTCCCCAGATGGTCCTGGTTTATCAGGGAAAGCAGTGGTGGCTCTCACTAGAATTCATACACAAGGGAGAGGCACAATTACAATTATTAGGACTAAGGGTTGA